The following proteins come from a genomic window of Pseudomonas sp. Z8(2022):
- the fliJ gene encoding flagellar export protein FliJ, producing MSLSRARRLQPVVEMAQKAEREAARQLGHCQGLVGQAEAKLGELERFRGDYQQQWISEGSKGVSGQWLMNYQRFLSQLETAVGQQQQSLEWHRANLEKVRAVWQQRYARLEGLRKLVQRYIDEARLAEDKREQKLLDELAQRLIDRGES from the coding sequence ATGAGTCTCAGCCGCGCCAGACGCTTGCAGCCGGTTGTCGAAATGGCGCAGAAGGCCGAACGCGAGGCTGCGCGTCAGCTTGGCCACTGCCAGGGGCTGGTAGGGCAGGCCGAGGCCAAACTGGGGGAGCTGGAGCGTTTTCGTGGCGACTATCAGCAGCAGTGGATCAGCGAGGGCAGCAAGGGCGTTTCCGGCCAGTGGCTAATGAACTACCAGCGTTTCCTGTCACAGCTGGAAACGGCGGTTGGCCAGCAGCAGCAGAGTCTGGAATGGCATCGTGCCAACCTGGAAAAGGTGCGCGCCGTGTGGCAGCAGCGTTACGCTCGCCTCGAGGGGCTGCGCAAACTGGTTCAGCGTTATATCGATGAAGCCCGCCTGGCCGAGGACAAGCGCGAGCAGAAACTGCTCGATGAGCTGGCGCAGCGTCTGATCGATCGCGGCGAGTCCTGA
- the fliI gene encoding flagellar protein export ATPase FliI, with translation MRLDRVSFARRLGGYSDAISLPSQPVLEGRLLRMVGLTLEAEGLRAAVGSRCLVINDDSYHPVQVEAEVMGFSAGKIYLMPVGSLAGIAPGARVVPLPDAGRLPMGMSMLGRVLDGAGRALDGKGRMKAEDWVPMDGPTINPLNRDPISQPLDVGIRSINGLLTVGRGQRLGLFAGTGVGKSVLLGMMTRFTEAEIIVVGLIGERGREVKEFIDEILGEEGLKRSVVVASPADDAPLMRLRAAQYCTRIAEYFRDKGKNVLLLMDSLTRYAQAQREIALAIGEPPATKGYPPSVFAKLPKLVERAGNAEAGGGSITAFYTVLSEGDDQQDPIADAARGVLDGHFVLSRRLAEEGHYPAIDIESSISRVMPQVVPPEQLRQAQRFKQLWSRYQQSRDLISVGAYVPGGDADTDLAIARQPAMAQYLRQALDESVGMPQSREQLAAVLGQ, from the coding sequence ATGCGTCTTGACCGCGTGAGCTTCGCCCGGCGTCTGGGGGGCTACAGCGATGCGATCAGCCTTCCCAGCCAGCCCGTACTCGAGGGGCGTCTTCTGCGTATGGTCGGTCTCACCCTTGAGGCCGAAGGTCTGCGTGCAGCCGTTGGCAGCCGCTGCCTGGTGATCAATGACGACAGTTACCACCCGGTCCAGGTCGAGGCCGAGGTGATGGGCTTTTCCGCGGGCAAGATCTACCTCATGCCCGTGGGCAGTCTGGCCGGCATCGCGCCGGGCGCGCGCGTGGTACCGCTGCCGGATGCCGGGCGTCTGCCCATGGGCATGTCGATGCTCGGCCGCGTGCTCGATGGCGCCGGCCGCGCGCTGGACGGCAAGGGCAGGATGAAAGCCGAGGATTGGGTGCCGATGGACGGCCCCACCATCAACCCGCTCAACCGTGACCCCATCAGTCAGCCTCTGGATGTCGGTATTCGTTCGATCAACGGCTTGCTTACCGTCGGGCGCGGCCAGCGCCTGGGGCTGTTTGCCGGTACCGGTGTCGGCAAGTCGGTGTTGCTGGGCATGATGACGCGCTTTACCGAGGCCGAGATCATCGTCGTCGGCTTGATCGGGGAGCGGGGACGCGAGGTCAAGGAGTTCATCGACGAGATTCTCGGGGAAGAAGGCCTCAAACGCTCCGTCGTCGTCGCCTCGCCGGCCGATGACGCGCCGCTGATGCGGTTGCGCGCGGCGCAGTACTGCACCCGCATCGCCGAATATTTCCGTGACAAGGGCAAGAACGTCCTGTTGCTGATGGATTCGCTGACGCGTTATGCCCAGGCGCAGCGCGAAATCGCCCTGGCCATTGGTGAGCCGCCGGCTACCAAGGGCTATCCGCCTTCAGTCTTCGCCAAGTTGCCCAAGCTGGTCGAGCGTGCCGGTAACGCCGAGGCCGGTGGTGGCTCGATCACCGCTTTCTATACCGTGCTGAGCGAGGGCGATGACCAGCAGGACCCCATCGCCGATGCCGCGCGCGGGGTGCTCGATGGTCACTTCGTTCTGTCCCGGCGCCTGGCGGAGGAGGGGCACTATCCGGCGATCGATATCGAGTCCTCGATCAGCCGGGTCATGCCGCAGGTGGTGCCACCGGAGCAACTCAGGCAGGCGCAGCGTTTCAAGCAGTTGTGGTCACGCTACCAGCAGAGTCGCGACCTGATCAGTGTCGGCGCCTATGTACCGGGGGGCGACGCGGACACCGATCTGGCCATCGCACGTCAGCCAGCCATGGCTCAGTATCTGCGCCAGGCGCTCGATGAAAGCGTGGGTATGCCGCAAAGCCGTGAGCAATTGGCCGCCGTGCTGGGGCAATGA